DNA sequence from the Leptospirillum ferrooxidans C2-3 genome:
CAACAACTCCACCATCGTCATCGTCGGACCCGTGAAAGCATCCGACATGGTCCGTCAGGTGGGGGATGCCTTTGGATCCATTCCCCGTGGAACCCTTCCCCGGCGGCATATTCATCTTGACCGACCACAGAAAAAGTTACAGGTTGTGATTTTGCACAAGCCGGCAATGCTTCCAGTGACAATGCTGGCTTTTCACGCTCCGAACTTCAAGAATCCGGATCAATACCCACTGACTGTGCTCTCGGCGCTCCTGTCCGGTGGCCGATCCTCCATTCTGTACAGAAAAATGGTTTACGAACATCCAGTAGCAGTTGATGCCGAAGGCTCGTACGACCCACTTACGCAGGGACCTTCCCTCTTTTACTTCTATGCACAGGGAATGCCCAAAACAACGCCCCCATTTCTGAAAAAGGAATTGACCTCTGTCATTAACTCCCTGAAAACACACCCGGTCTCCCAATCGGCTCTCGACCGTGCAAAAAAGGGACTGGTCTCCGAATTCCTGATGAGTCAGGAGTCCACCTTCGGAATGGGTATGCTCCTTGGAGAAATGGCGACCCTTGGTGTTCCCATGACCTATCTTGATGACTACGTCAAAAACATTCAGGCGGTCACCCCCTCGGAGATCACCCGGGTTGCCCAAAAATATCTTAACAGCCATTCCGAAACGATCGGCTACCTTTATCCATCAGGCAAACCGAAGAGACCGGTCTTCAGAAAACCTGGAAGCCTCGTACGTTGAAAAAGGAGCGATTCATGACAAAGACGGCACTGTCCAGGATCTTGATCTTCACGACCACCATTTCCCTCGCGGCATGCGCACACACCTCCACCGGAGCCGTTTCCCGGACAACACAGGCGGATGTGTCCCAAACACGCAATGTCGACATTCTCCACACCTCCGTCACCAGAACGGTCCTTCCAAATGGAATCACAGTCCTCGTGATTCCCCGTCCGGTGGTTCCGGTTGTCTCTTTCCGGATCGGAATCCGTGCAGGCTCCTCCCAGGACCCGGAAGGCCAATACGGTCTTTCCGATCTCACCGCATCCCTTCTTGACAGGGGAACACAGAAGCATGATGCCCTTTCCATCTTCCGGGCCATCGATAGCTCGGGGGGAGGGCTCGATGCCCAGTCGGGGAGAGATCTGACCACCGTTTCCGGAAAGGTTCTGACTGAGGATCTGGAGCCATTATTCTCCCTTGCTGCCGAAATGGTACAGACTCCAACTTTCCCCGAAGAGGATTTCCAAAAAAACCAGCAAATGGCTCTTGCAGAACTGACCGATGAAAAAGATCACCCAGGACCGGTCGCCAGAACACTCCTTTACAAAAAGATGATGGGCAAAGGACCCTATGGCCATCCCGAGTCAGGAACAATAAGAACCGTATCCAAGCTGAAGCGTTCAGACATATTGTCTTTCTACCGGAAATGGTATACCCCGGATCGCACGATCATTACCTTTTCCGGAGATATCTCCAATGAAAAAGCTCTGGCTCTTGTCAAACGGGAGTTTGGATCCTGGAAAAACCGGGAAGGCTCAAACCAAACCAGATCAATGAATAAAACGCATTGGGGCAATGGAGGAAAAACTTATCTGATCGACCGTGAGGATCTTGCCCAGACAACAGTCCTGATGGGCCTTCCAGGCATCTCCCGGAAAGATCCCCTCTTCTACAATGCCCTCGTCATGAACCAGCTGGTTGGTGGAACAACCACATCCAGACTGAACCATGTGATCCGGCAAAAGATGGGACTGGTTTATTATATTTATTCCGGGCTTGACGCGGAACGCCATCGTGGCCCATTTTTCGTGAGTTTCCAGACCCATGCGGAAAATACGGCAAAAGTCATCAAGGAAACACGCATTCAGCTTCAAAAAAGC
Encoded proteins:
- a CDS encoding M16 family metallopeptidase, translating into MSKKSILKDCLFIKRKPVRNAGIMGTRSLFLGILALWVLIVAPFSAEADQPYTPKPKIHVFPNGLRLITVENPYSPIVTFQIWYKVGSIDEHQPKTGISHFLEHMMFTGTPKFPHGVLDQKVNDVGGQSNAFTNYDFTAFFENLPPGNLPLSFAIESDRMKNLSLKKSQIERERKIVLEERRNDYDDPTQLLVERVYARAFVVHPYHNPVIGWEDDIKRITQKDLRNYYHQNYMPNNSTIVIVGPVKASDMVRQVGDAFGSIPRGTLPRRHIHLDRPQKKLQVVILHKPAMLPVTMLAFHAPNFKNPDQYPLTVLSALLSGGRSSILYRKMVYEHPVAVDAEGSYDPLTQGPSLFYFYAQGMPKTTPPFLKKELTSVINSLKTHPVSQSALDRAKKGLVSEFLMSQESTFGMGMLLGEMATLGVPMTYLDDYVKNIQAVTPSEITRVAQKYLNSHSETIGYLYPSGKPKRPVFRKPGSLVR
- a CDS encoding M16 family metallopeptidase translates to MTKTALSRILIFTTTISLAACAHTSTGAVSRTTQADVSQTRNVDILHTSVTRTVLPNGITVLVIPRPVVPVVSFRIGIRAGSSQDPEGQYGLSDLTASLLDRGTQKHDALSIFRAIDSSGGGLDAQSGRDLTTVSGKVLTEDLEPLFSLAAEMVQTPTFPEEDFQKNQQMALAELTDEKDHPGPVARTLLYKKMMGKGPYGHPESGTIRTVSKLKRSDILSFYRKWYTPDRTIITFSGDISNEKALALVKREFGSWKNREGSNQTRSMNKTHWGNGGKTYLIDREDLAQTTVLMGLPGISRKDPLFYNALVMNQLVGGTTTSRLNHVIRQKMGLVYYIYSGLDAERHRGPFFVSFQTHAENTAKVIKETRIQLQKSARSTPDSKEVTAVKKNLLGSFPFRMDSDDRIASLLLFIENYSLGIDYFTDYPQKISEVTPDSVKSAAQTLIHTSSLTTVIAGPLSKMSGVTGQEIKP